A genomic window from Nasonia vitripennis strain AsymCx unplaced genomic scaffold, Nvit_psr_1.1 unplaced0072, whole genome shotgun sequence includes:
- the LOC116418163 gene encoding ATP-dependent DNA helicase pfh1-like — translation MGKILLQWHFKKKQCELMDAMKYHDKCETIREAMEKMNEIIQNQLLETQENKSKSDNLPEGCVPMEIENAIKDFKDMAEKIVMNETDIENSISRFNIDQSNIFKKITSVLQSNDKILRIFISGPGGTGKSFLIETIVAWNKIIRNKETAVTAPTGIAAYNVSGLTIHRLLHLPVEHGCTAKYKELSPAALKQIRQSLENVDLIIIDEISMVSNITLMYIHLRLTEIFNTSECDDGWFGKIHIIVFGDLLQLPPVRENFAFVEVAKKDIEKYIGAINSFNLWTLFEYDELTINMRQKNDNQYNEILSRLRLGFLTDIDINVLQQRTLKFSSTNSLEIMQELCAVYEKLPTDTVCLLPTRNMCDILNDAMLRRIDSEDINLIANDSFKCPKNLQKKVLKMLDEDKDMLVELSA, via the coding sequence ATGGGGAAGATTCTTTTACAAtggcatttcaaaaaaaaacaatgcgaATTAATGGATGCAATGAAGTATCATGATAAATGTGAAACGATACGAGAAGCTATGGAAAAGATGAatgaaattattcaaaatcaattgctGGAAACGcaagaaaataaatctaaatcagATAATTTGCCAGAAGGTTGTGTTCCGATGGAAATAGAGAATGCCATAAAAGATTTTAAAGATATGGCCGAAAAAATCGTCATGAACGAAACAGATATAGAGAATTCTATCTCAAGGTTTAATATAGATcaatcaaatattttcaaaaaaattacttctGTCTTACAGTCTAATgacaaaattttgagaattttcataaGTGGCCCAGGTGGTACTGGAAAAAGTTTCTTGATCGAAACTATTGTCGCatggaataaaataatacgtaACAAAGAAACAGCTGTTACAGCCCCTACTGGGATAGCAGCTTACAATGTTTCTGGTTTAACTATTCATAGACTTCTACATTTACCAGTGGAGCATGGGTGTACAGCGAAATATAAAGAACTATCGCCTGCAGCTTTGAAACAAATACGGCAAAGCTTGGAAAATGTTGACTTGATTATTATTGATGAAATATCCATGGTATCTAATATTACATTAATGTATATTCATTTACGTCTTACTGAAATCTTCAATACTTCCGAATGCGATGATGGTTGGTTTGGAAAAATACATATTATTGTATTTGGTGATTTGCTTCAACTTCCACCTGTTCGAGAAAATTTTGCTTTCGTTGAAGTTGCGAAAAaagatattgaaaaatatatcggagcaataaattcatttaatttgTGGACTTTATTCGAGTACGATGAGCTGACAATTAACATGAGgcaaaaaaatgataatcaaTATAACGAAATACTCAGTAGACTAAGGTTAGGATTTTTGACTGATATAGATATCAATGTTCTACAACAGCGAACACTAAAATTTTCAAGTACAAATAGTCTTGAAATAATGCAAGAATTGTGCGCGGTATATGAAAAATTACCTACTGATACTGTATGTTTGTTACCAACGAGGAATATGTGCGATATTTTAAATGATGCTATGCTGCGTAGAATTGATTCTGAAGATATAAATCTTATAGCTAACGATTCTTTCAAATGTCCGAAAAATTTGCAAaagaaagttttaaaaatgttagaTGAGGACAAAGATATGCTTGTGGAATTGAGCGCgtaa